The sequence AGGCCTGACCGTCGAGAACGCATGCTCGCCTCGCTCTGGGAGATGGAGATCTCTGGGCGGGTGGTGGACGCTGTGGACGGCCGGTGAGGCTGCCTGGGACGGGGCCCTGAGCTCTTGGGGGAGCAGTGTGGTCCATCTCCAAGCCCCCTAGGACTGGGAAAAGCAGACAGGTTGAATGAGTTTCCTGTCCCAGGAAGTATCCAAATGGGGTCTGAGTAATACTCTGTCAGGGAGTTCCGGAGCAGACACACGTGGGAGAAGCCGCCCTCCCTCCCGCTGCTCACCAGAGGAGGCGAGCACAGTGGCTGAGGCTCCACGGCCTGGGTTCCAGCTCTACCAGTTCCTGAATGTGTGACCTGCAGCCAGCTACCCCCATCTCTCAGCCCTTTTGTATAAATAGCAGATAACTGTGCCCTTCTCTTAGGGTTTTGTGGGTTTAGTGAAGTTAGCCAGGGCCGGGCACGTAGTAAGTTTCCAAAGGTTAGGTGTTTTCAGTATTATTACTCTCCATCCTGGACTTGAGTTCCTGGTGGGCGGAGATCGGGAAAGGCCAGCCATGTTCCCCTGGGGAATccagaggccaggctcctccagCCACCAGGGGTCCTGTGGCCCCATATGTCGTCTGCTGCTATTTGCTTCAAGTGCTcagctctgtttttgttttttttttagagacagggtctctgttaccCGGGCGCAGTGCAGTgccacaaacatggctcactgaagccttaaactcctgggttcaagcaatcctcctgcctcagcctctgagtaactggactataggcatgcaccatcacacccagctaattaaaaataatttttttttttttttttgaggcagagcgagactctctcaaaaaaaatttttttctctctctactaaaaatgcaaaaattagctgggcgtggtggtgggcgcctgtaatctcagcgactcaggagactgagtcaggagaattgccagaacccgggaggcagaggttgcagtgagccaatatcgtgccattgcactccagcctgggccgacaacagtgagactctgtctcaaaaaaactttttttttggagagatggggtttctctctgttgctcaggctggtcttgaactcctggcttcaagaatcctcccaccttggccccctaaagcactgggggattacaggtatgagacaccatGTCCCCTGAGGTCTCTTGACCGTAGGCTATCCATCCTTTGCATGGGCCTCTGCCCAAGAAGTATCTCTCATGTTCCCACATTCTTCCTAGAGTGCCTCCCCCTCAGGCAGCCCCTACCATCCCACCCTTTCCTCAAGGGTCACCCCTATCCTATCATATTAGGACACGTCCTAATAGTTATCCTCTCAGAACTCCTgaggtggccgggcgtggtggctgacgcctgtaatcctagcactttgggaggctgaggcgggcagatcacctgaggtcaggagttcgagaccagcttggccaacatggtgaaaccctgtctctactaaaaaaaaaaaaaaaaaaaaattagccgggtgtggtggtgtgtgcctgtagtctcagctacttgtgaggctgaggcaggagaactgcttgaacccgggaggtagaggttgcagtgaactgagatcgtgccactgcagtccagcctgggcaacagtggctCCAGTTCCCCAGGTCCAGTCCCTTGACAGCTTCGGGTCACACAAAAGAGTTACAAGGCGGAAACCTTCTTCAAACCGGACTCCAGTGTGACTGTCCCCACCATGCACAGGCCTGGCCCCTCTGGGGGGGTCTCTGGCAGGCACCCCTCACCCATCACACCTGTGTCCCCTCAGGATGCTCAACAGCAGTGCCATCAGGAGCCTCGGCGTAGACCTGCTCCCGGGCTACCAGGACCCCTACTCGGGCCGCACCCTGACCAAGGGCGAGGTGGGCTGCTTCCTCAGCCATTACTCCATCTGGGAAGAGGTGAGGGCGCCTGCTTCCTCCACCCACAGCCTTCGGGGAGAACGGGGCCAGTTTGTTCTATTCACTGCTCTGTGAACGAGTGCATGAGTGATGACATGCATCAAAACCTGGCCAGCAGCTTTCAGTCTCCTCTGTGTTCAGCACCCCCGTGGGCACCGCTTCGGTGCCTGTTTGCATTCTGCAGTCTCtcttaagcacctactgtgtgctaggagATATTCTGctctgagaacacagaggaggaCAGGAACAATGCATGTCTGCTCCTTCCTCCAAAAAAGGGATCCCCCTGGGGCTCAGGGACCAGAGGGGGGTtactgaaatcagaaaaaaatcaagaaaaccaaGCTTGCAGTGGAGGGGAGAGGTGTGGGCCACTTTAAAAGGCACCTGGTGTGGGAGGGGTCAGAGCGGGCATCGCCATTGAGGGGCAGGGAGAAAGGCCTTCTGGGCAGAGGAGAACAGTAGGTGccaaggtcctgaggcaggaaggtGTTTAGGAGCAGAAAGAAGGAAGCCTGGGACTCAGCATGTGCTCAGTACTTGGCCAGGAAGCCTCAGCCCAGGGGCTGGGAGTGTGAGCGCAGGGGAGAGGTTGCTGGACACGGCTGGAGAGAACAGGGGAACTAAGCCCTCCAAGGGCAGCCCCTCCAGGAGATGGGACATGGATTCCTTGTTTTTATTCTCTGCTATAGCcaaatatatgtgcatgtgtatgtgagcattatggtttttttgtgtgtgttttttttttcctgagatggagtattgctctgtcgcccaggctggaatgcagtggtacagtcttggctcactgcaactactacctcctgggttcaagcgactctcctgcctcagcctcccgagtagctgggattacaggcaggcgccaccacgccctgttaacttccaacctcaggtgatctgcccgtctcggcctcccaaagtgctgggattacaggcatgagccaccacgctcagcctatGTTGGCTTTTTTACCATCTCAGAACGTGgttcactactttttttttgagacagggtcttgttctggcatccaggcaggagtgcaatggcgtgatcttggctcaccacagcctggacctcccgggctcaagtaattatcccaccttagccccccaagtagctgaaactacaggcgcgcaccaccacacccagctaaattttgtattttttgtagagacagggtttcgccatgttggccaggctggtctcgaactcttgagctcaagtgattccaTCCACCTtcgcctccaaaagtgctgggattataggcatgagccagcgctcCCGGCTTCACTAATTTCTGAgctgatttgcttttcttttcacagAAGTTATCAAAAGTAGTTTTCCAAAAGTTATTCTGAAGTAACTTTTCCAAAAGTTATCAAAAGTACTTTTTATTTGGGATATTCGGGGCTGGGGTCTTCCCAATCCCTACCCAGCCCAGCTTCCTTTAGAAAATACAGgagagggccgggcgtggtggctcatgcctctaatcccagcactttgggaggcctaggcaggtggatcacaaggtcaggagatcgagaccatggtgaaaccccgtctctactaaaaatacaaaaaattagccgggcacggtggtgggcgcctgtagtcccagctactcaggaggctgaggcaggagaatggcgtgaacctgggaggtggagtttgcagtgagccgagatcgtgccactgcactccagcctgggggacagagcgagactccatctcaaaaaaaaaaaaagaaaatagcaggagaggccgggcgcagtgactcacgcctgtaatcccagcactttgggaggccgaggtaggtggattgcctgaggtcaagagttcgagaccagtctggtcaacatggtgaaaccctgtctctactaaaaacacaaaaatttgccgggcatggtagcgggtgcctagAATCccacccagctactcgggaggctgaggcaggagaattgcttgaactggggagatggaggttgcagtgagtcatcgcgccacttcactccagcctgagcaagagcaaaactccacctcaaaaaaaaaaaaaaaaaaaagaaaatagcaggaggccaggccaggtgcggtggctcatgcttgtaattccagcactttgggaggctgaggtgggcagatcacgaggtcaggagttcaagaccagtctggctaacatggtgaaaccttgtctctcctaaaaatacacaaattggcccggtgtggtggcgggcgcctgtaatcccagctacttgggaggctgaggcaggagaatcacttgaacccgggaggcggaggttgcagtgagccaagaccatctTCTAGGGGGAACTGCAAGCGTCTCCCCAGCCCCCAGAGGGTCGGGCTTCTGGGCCCAGCCACTGTCTGTCATGCCTGCACTCAGGCAGCtggaggggtgggaggggagatgGCTCCTGGCCTTGGCcatggctgccttggcctccaccATTCCTGCTCCTCTTCCATGCAGCCCCCTGACTTGGGAGGCCATTTcacgccagtctgggcaacaagagtgaagctttgtctcaaaaaaaaaaaaaaaaagaaagaaaaagaaaaaagaaagaaaggaaaaaaaagaaaagaaaattgcagaagGCCAAAGTGGCCAGCTGGGCCCTGGTGTTCAGCAGATGCGGGTTCGTGTCCCAGCTCCGCCACCTCCTGGCTGTGTGTCCTTGGACAGGCAGTCTCCCATCCCTGCGTGTCCTCCTCCCTCCTGCAATTGAGGATCGTCATTTCCTGCCTCCTGAGGGCCCCTGGAGATACGCAGTGGCACAGGCCTGGGGTGCAGTAGCACTCAGGGAATGTGGCAGGGGCCATGGTTACCATCATGATTCTATCTGGAGAGCCTCAGATGCCAGAGTGAGGTTGGGATTTCAGGTCCCAGGCAGTGGGGCCCCCAACAGGCTTTGGGGCAACTGCATGACATGGCCAGGCCAACTGAGGCCAGGTAGAGGCTGTGGGCTGCAGCGTGGAGGGAGGGGACAGCTGAACTCTGAAGAGCCATCTCCCACCTCATTGTGTGTCACAGGTGGTTGCGAGGGACCTGTCCCAGGTCCTGGTGTTTGAGGATGACGTGCGCTTTGAGAGCAACTTCAGGGGGAGGCTGGAGCGGCTGATGGAGGATGTGGAGGCAGAGAAACTGCCATGGGACCTGATGTAGGCAGCCTGCGCCCTCAGGGACAGGGGGGCGGGGTGGGCCCCCGGAGTCTGCCTTTTCCTGCTTGGGACCCTGGCCAGCCCCTCCCCCAAGAGCCTGGCCCTGTAGGAGTGGGTGCGGGGTGGGGGGGTCTCATGACACCCAGGACCTAAGAGAGTCCTGGGCCCCTTGGTGTCACTTTCAGCTACCTCGGGCGGAAGCAGGTGAACCCTGAGAAGGAGGCAGCCGTGGAGGGGctgccgggcctggtggtggccGGGTACTCCTACTGGACACTGGCCTACGCCCTGAGCCTGGCGGGCGCCCGCAAGCTGCTGGCCTCACAGCCTCTACGCCGCATGCTGCCTGTGGATGAGTTCCTGCCCATCATGTTCGACCAGCACCCCAAGTGAGGCTCTGATGGGGGCCGGGCATGGCAGGGCAGGGGGGTCCCCTCCAGGAACTCACCTCAATCAGTAGGAAGTCCCCTCACCGGGCAGATGGGGAGACTGGGACTGGCAAGGCCAAGTCATTGGCCCAGGTCACCAAGGAGTGGCTCAGCCTAACCTTACAGTCAGACCAATCTCGGTGTATATTTTGCGCAGCTCacgcaggcttttttttttttttttttaaatagagtcctgctctgttgcccaggctagaatacagtggtgtgatttggactcactgcaccctctgcctcccaggttcaagcaattctcctgcctcagcttcccaagtagctgggattacaggcaaatgccaccataccctgctattatttatttatttatttatttatttatttttgagacagaatcttgctctgttgcccaggctggagtgctgtggcaagaTCTTGGTGCcttggcgcgaccttggctcactgcaacctccgcttcccaggttcaagtgattttcctgcctcagcctcctgagtagctgggattacaggtgccggccagcacacccagctaacttttttgtatttttagtagatacggggttttttccatgttggccaggctggtgtcgaactccttgacctcaagtgatccgcttgatcacttgagtgctgggattacaggcgtgagccactgtatttttggtagagatggggttttgccatgttggtcaggctagtctcgaactctggacttcaggtgatctgcccgtctcagcctcccgaatattgggattacaggcatgagccaccgcgcccagctgcatGCAGTTTTTAATCAAATGACTTTGCTGTTctcagcctctgtttcttcatctgaaaatggaGATAGTAGAAGTCCCACTGCTCAGGGCCGTTGTGAGGACTAGATGACAGGGATGAGGTGCTTTGGGCAGGCAAGGTGCCTGGCTCCAGGCAGGCGTGTGAGCGGGGAGTAGGGGCCCGCCTCAGTCCTCCTGAGCTGTCCTCTCACCTTACAGCGAGCAGTACAAGGCACACTTCTGGCCGAGGGACCTGGTGGCCTTCTCTGCCCAGCCCCTGCTTGCTGCCCCTACCCACTATGCCGGGGACGCCGAGTGGCTCAGTGACACGGAGACTTCCTCTCCATGGGATGACGACAGCGGCCGCCTCATCAGCTGGAGTGGCTCCCAAAAGACCCTGCGCAGCCCTCGCCTGGACATGGctggcagctgtgggcacagcctcCAACCCCAGCCTCGAGATGAACTCTAGGTGAGGCTGGGGTGGAAAGAGGCCCCAGCCCCATAGGCCTTGGCTTGCTCTCCCCTTTGATGGCATGACTATATCTGGGGTTGTTTTCCCCCTTCTcagccttctctctccctctctccatctctaGCTTTGcctttgtgtcctttttttttttttttttgagacggagtctccctctgtcacccaagttggagtgcagtggccggatctcggctcactccaagctccgcctcccaggttcacgctattctcctgcctcagcctcccaagtagctgggactacaggcgcccgccaccatgcccggctaatttttttttgtatttttagtagaaacggggtttcaccgtgtttgccaggatggtctcgatctcctgacctcataatccacccgtctcagcctcccaaagtgctgggattacaggtgtgagccactgtgcccggccatgttttgttttgtttttttttttttgagatggagtcttgctctgttgcccaggctggagtgcagtggtgtgatcttggttcactgcaacctccacctctcgggctcaagcatttctcctgcctcagcctccctagtaactgggattataggcacccaccaccaggcctggctaatttttgtatttttatttttatttatttacttattttgagacggagtcttgctctgtcgcctaggctggagtgcagtggcatgatctcagctcactgcaacctctctgcctcccgcgtcctgggttcaatcaattctcctgtctcagcctcccgagtagctgggactacaggtgcccgccacctcgcccagctaaattttgtatttttagtagagacagggtttcatcatgtcggccaggctggtcttgaactcctgacctcaggtgatctgcccacctcggcttcccaatgtgctgggattacaggcgtgagccaccacacctggccttttgtatttttagtagagacggggtttcaccatgttggccagtctggtcttcaactcctgacctcaaatgatccggctgtctcagtctcccaaagtgctggggattacaggcgtgacccactgtgcctggcctctgtgtctgtctctaaTTGTACCTTCCGCTGTCTCTGCATCCCTTTCTagctcttcctctctctgcctgtctctgcctctgttctCCTGTATCTGTCAgtatctgtctctctctgattctgtcaaattctctttctcttcctgctccTGCTGTCCCACCAGGTCCAGGTGATGACTGCAAAGGAGTGCCCAGGAGCAGGCCACTACTGCCCAGAGAGCAGAGGAGGAGGTTGTTGGCAGGGACCGCAGATCCAGTCAGACCTGGCCACCACCTTGGGCATGGCCACTCTGCCCTCTGGACCTGCCTTTCATCGGGAGAAACCACTCAGAGGTGGATCCCATTCCCTAAAGGTCTCACCGCAAAGGAACAGGACTTCCAGGCCCCTTGACCCTGCCTGGCCTGATTCAGGGCCTGGTGGCCCCCAGCCTTCTGTTTCAAGCTGGGCATACCCCAGGCCCCCTTCCCTCCCTAAGGACTCAGCTGAGGGACCCCTTTGCCCCCTTCTACCTCCACCTCAGCACCCTCCCCCAGCTTGATGTTTCGGTCTCCCCAGCACCCTCCTCCCTGGCCAGTGCAAAGTACAGAGAGGTAGAGGAGGGCCCTTGCAGACCTgttgcccagcacacagtaggccctCAATAAAAGCCAtttgcactttaaatatatatacatgtgtgtgtgtgtgtgtgtgtgtgtgtgtgtgtgtatatagacacAGGTTCtccctccattgcccaggctgaagtgcagtggcacaaacctagctcactgcagtctcaacctcctgggctcaagcgatcctcttgcttcagtctcccacatagctggaccacaggcacgtgccaccacacctggctaaatttttttttgtatttttttgtagagactgggttttgcatgttgcccaggctggtctcaaactcctgggctcaatctacTCAAcgtggcctcccacagtgctgggatgagaggccgtgagccactgcaccctgccactttatatatgtatatatatatttgtttgtttttaagatggagtctcactctgtcacccaggctggagtgcagtggcgcgatctcagctcacagcagcctccgcctcttgggttcaagtgattctcctgcctcagccttcctagtagctgggattacaggcatgcgccccctcgcccggctaatttttgtattttgacttCATATTTTTTAACTCATGGCTGAGCCTCTGCATCTCGGCTGGCATGGGAGGCGGCTTCCTGATCTGTGGTTGACCAATTAGAGGGACAGAGACGGGAGGACGGGTGAGGAGTCAGGCCGATCCAGCATCGCCTCTGTGCTGGGTGATTTGGGTGGGTGTCATCCCTTCCTGGGCCTTAGTCTACTTTTTGGTCATTGTGGCTGGTTGGGTATAGAGTGGCCTGGCCTGAGTCCGGCCCACAGTGAGTGCTCACCCAGTGGGGCGGATGTGGTCATCCCCGAAGTCATTACCAGCCTCACCTTGCTGGTCAGGGTGGGCCCAGCCAGTCCAAGGGCTGCTGATATCCCCCAGCTCTTTGGATCATCTCTTGTGCAGCTGAAACCCTGACAGGGGAAGAGGAACcccctgggaggggctgggggagatcCAGGGTTCCCCGCTGGCACTAACCAGTGTGGCCACCAGAGGGCGCGAGGAGGCAGAGCCTGTACTTGGACAGGATGCTCCCTGCTGGGTTGGGGTCAACACCAGGAAGGGAGCGTGGGCCATAAGGAAACTCCCCTTGGTGCTGGGGCGACCCGCAGCAGCTGATGGGAACTGCAAGCCTCTCCCCAACCCCTAGAGGGTCGGGCTTCTGGGCCCAGCCACTGTCTGTCATGCCTGCACTCAGGCAGCtggaggggtgggaggggagatgGCTCCTGGCCTTGGCcatggctgccttggcctccaccAGTGCAGGACTGTGGCACTGATATCTCCAGGCTCCCCGTTCCTGCTCCTCTTTCATAGCGGCCCCCGGACTTGGTTGTGTGAGCACCCTGGTCTTGGCAGAGTCCAAGAGGCATTCCCTGAGGTTGGGGTATCCCTTGGCTCTGTCCTGGGTGTGAGGTCCAGTACCTGGCACGGCTGTGAGAAGGACCTTGGGCCGGAGCTGTGGACTCGGTGCTTTATTCGTTCTAAGATGAAAGCCATTCATTCTTGATGGCTATGACCTTGAGCAACTCACTTCTCTCCAGGCTCCAGGTGTCCCCTTCATTCATTTGTTAACCTTTATTAAGCACCTCCCATGGGCCACGATCAGGCCCTGGGTATTCAGCAGTGAACGAAACTGacaaaaactcctgacctcattaagctgacattcttttttttcttttttttgtgacagagtctcattctgtcaccttctgtcaccacacccagccaaaactgACATCTTAATGAGGGATacagacaaaaacaaggaaagattaCAGGGTGTGAATTGCtatagagaaaaatgaggaaggggGAGATACAAAGTAAGATCTAAGAAGTTAACAACTGAACAAAGACGCAGGAGTGGGCCAGGCatagtcgctcacgcctgtaatcctagcgctttggaaggcctaagcagatggatcactggaggccaggagtttgagaccagcctggtcaacacagggaaatcctgtctctattaaaaatacaaaaattagccaggtgtggcagtgggcgcctgtaatgccagctactcgggagact is a genomic window of Chlorocebus sabaeus isolate Y175 chromosome 12, mChlSab1.0.hap1, whole genome shotgun sequence containing:
- the CERCAM gene encoding inactive glycosyltransferase 25 family member 3 isoform X3 — translated: MLQEWLAAVGDDYAAVVWRPEGEPRFYPDEESPKHWTKERHQFLMELKQEALTFARDWGADYILFADTDNILTNNQTLRLLMGQGLPVVAPMLDSQTYYSNFWCGITPQGYYRRTAEYFPTKNRQRRGCFRVPMVHSTFLVSLRAEGADQLAFYPPHPNYTWPFDDIIVFAYACQAAGVAVHVCNEHRYGYINVPVKSHQGLEDERVNFIHLILEALVDGPPMQASAHVTRPSKRPSKIGFDEVFVISLARRPDRRERMLASLWEMEISGRVVDAVDGRMLNSSAIRSLGVDLLPGYQDPYSGRTLTKGEVGCFLSHYSIWEEVVARDLSQVLVFEDDVRFESNFRGRLERLMEDVEAEKLPWDLIYLGRKQVNPEKEAAVEGLPGLVVAGYSYWTLAYALSLAGARKLLASQPLRRMLPVDEFLPIMFDQHPNEQYKAHFWPRDLVAFSAQPLLAAPTHYAGDAEWLSDTETSSPWDDDSGRLISWSGSQKTLRSPRLDMAGSCGHSLQPQPRDEL